The genomic DNA TCTGGTCGAAGGCAACAAGGACCTGGTCGGCTAACCGGCAGTTTCTTCAACGAGTCAATCATGGCCCCCGAACTTCCGGGGGTCTTTTTTTATGGGCATCTTTGTCGAAGCTGTGCTAATATGTCCTTGATCCATAATGGGTTGAGAATTAAAATATAAATTTTTTGAGAAGATGTGGATAAAATGCTATCGATAATCATTCCTATCTGGTATGGTTTCGAAAAATTATTGGAAGCCAAGGGGGAAACTCCCCCATAAACATCGTCTGATAAGGAGAAAGCCATGTCGAAAGACTCGAAGAAATTGACGAGCGCCTTTGGTTGCCCCGTGGGCAACGATCTGAATACGGTGACCGCGGGTCCCCGTGGACCGGCCATGATGCAGGATGTGCACCTTCTTGAGAAGTTGGCCCATTTCGATCGGGAACGCATTCCCGAACGGGTGGTGCACGCCAAGGGGGCGGGGGCCTACGGCTATTTCGAGGTCACGGCCGACGTAACCATGTACACCAAGGCCGCCTTCCTGTCCGAGGTGGGCAAGAAAACCGATGTCTTCGCCAGGTTCTCCACCGTGGGCGGCGAAAAGGGCAGCGCGGATTCCGAGCGCGACCCGCGCGGATTCGCCCTCAAGTTCTACACCGAGGATGGCAACTACGACATGACCGGCAACAACACCCCGGTCTTCTTTATCCGCGATCCCCTCAAGTTTCCCGATTTCATCCACACCCAGAAGCGTGATCCGTCCACCAACCTCAAGGACCCGACCATGGCCTGGGACTTCTGGTCGCTGACGCCCGAGTCCATGCATCAGGTGACCATTCTCTTTTCCGATCGCGGCACCCCGGCCACCTATCGGAACATGAACGGTTACTCCAGCCATACCTACAAGTGGTACAACGACAAGGGTGAATACTTCTGGGTCCAATACCACTTCAAGACCGACCAGGGCATCAGGAACCTCACCGGCCCCGAGGCCGACGAGATGCGCGGCAAGGACCCGGATCACGCTACCCGCGACCTGTTCAACGCCATCGAGGCGGGCGACTATCCGTCCTGGACGCTTGAAATGCAGATTTTGACCCCGGAACAGGCCGAGGACTTCGGCTGGGACATTTTCGACATCACCAAGGTCTGGCCGCACAAGGAAGTCCCGCCCATCACCGTGGGCAAGCTCGTTCTCAACCGCAACCCGGAAAATTACTTCGCCGAAGTGGAGCAGGCCGCCTTCAACCCGAGCAACCTCGTGCCCGGCATCGGCGTATCGCCGGACAAGATGCTTCAGGGACGGCTTTTCTCCTACCATGACACCCATCTGCACCGGCTCGGACCCAACTACCATCTCATCCCGGTCAACCAGGCCAAGAACGCGCCCGAGAACAACTACCAGCGCGACGGCGCGATGCGCGTGGACAACAACGGAGGCGGCGGCCCCAACTACTGGCCGAACAGCTTCCATGGGCCGTCCCCGGACAACGTCTCGGTCGAGCCGGACATTCCCCTGGACGGTGTCGGCCAGCGTCATGAGTACACCCATCCCAACAACGACTTCGTACAGCCAGGGACCCTGTACTCCGTGGTCATGAGCGACCAGGATCGGACCAACCTCGTCAACAACATCCTCGGGTCCATGCAGGATGTGCCCCAGCCCATCCAGCTTCGGCAGTGCGCCCTCTTCTACCTCACTCATGAGGAGTACGGCTCCCGCGTGGCCGAAGGCCTCGGCCTCGACCTGGCCGAAGTCAAGCGGCTCGCCGCCATGACCCAGGAAGAACGCGTGGCCGCCACGCAGATTTAGCGAAAGGAAGGGGATGCCTCCGGCGGCCCCTTCGGGGAGACCAGGGAACCCTTTGAGAAAAGGGTTCCCTGGACCCTCCCAAACTTTTTGTGTCGCCTTCGGCGAAAGGTGGCTGTGTAATTAAGGTTACAGGCTATGCACCACAATTTTGTCTAGTCCCGTCCCCGCGAAGCGGCCCAAAAAGTTTAGGAAAAAGAGGGGATGGGGGTCCGGGGGAAGGGGAGGAAAAAGCCCTTTTCAAAGGGTTTTTCCTCCCTTTCCCCCGGCCGCCGGAGGCGCATAAGAAAAGGGACGTTCCTGACGGAACGTCCCTTTTCTTATGCCTGTTGGCAGCAACCTACAGGGAGAGGCCGAGTGGGTTGAGGTAGAGTTGGCCTTGGAAGGTGAGCTCGGCTGCGCCCTGGAGATAGACGGTGTCGTTTTCGAGGAACACGGTGAGGACCTCGTTGCCGGAGGTGGTCAGGTCGGCCTTTTCGTCGGTAAGTTCGAGTTTGTGCGCCAGGAGTTGGGTAGCGGCCGCGCCGGTGCCGCAGGCATAGGTCTCGGCTTCCACGCCGCGTTCATAGGTGCGCAGGAGGATGGTGGCGTCATCGACGACCTGGGCGAAGTTGACGTTGGTTCCGGCGGGCGCGAAGCGTTCGTGGTAGCGGATCTTTGGGCCGAGGTCCATGATGTCGACGGAAGCGACGTCATCCACAAAGGCCACGGTGTGCGGCACGCCGGTATCGGAGAAGTGGACGGTGAGCGGAGCGCCGTCGACCTCGATATCGATGCCGGTTTCGGTCTTGAGCGGCGGGGTGAGCTGGACCTTGACGCGGCCCTGGTCCGGTCCGTCGAGGATGACCTTGGCCTTGATGGGCCCGGCGTCGGTGCCGAAGGCGTGTTCGGCGGGCGCGAGGCCGATGGCGTGGGCGAGCTTGCCCGCGCAGCGCGAGGCGTTTCCGCACATCTCGGCCCGGGAGCCGTCGGAGTTGTAGAAGTGCCAGCGATAGGCGAGCAACGGATCGTCGGCGTTTTCGAGGAAGAAAAGTCCATCGGCGCAGACCCCGAAGGCGCGGGCGCAGACGGCTTTGGCCCAGTCGGACATGGCGTCCACGGGAACGCCGATTTCGCGGTTGTCGATGACGACGAAGTCGTTGCCGCAGCCCTGCATTTTGTAGAAGGGCACGGAGTCGGTGAATATGTTCATGGGGAATCCTCGCATTTTTCGGAAAAGCTATACGGGCCGGGGTGTATGGTCCAATTCTTTTTGCGTATGGATGTCGGGCGGCCGGGCCGGGCGGTTCCTTGCATTTCGGGGACGGGAACGGTATCGCTTGGGCAGCTTGACCAGGAGATTGCGATCATGTCCAAACCGTGCGTAGGTTGCGGGTGGTGCTGCCTTCAGGACCCCTGCATGGAATCCCATAGAAGATACGGCTACATGCGCCGCTGCCCCGATCTGTTCTGGGACGAGGCCGCGGGGCGGTATATGTGCGGGCTGATGCTCGATCCGGAGACCTCGGAGCAGGTCAGGCGGTCGCAGCACGCGGGGCAGGGCTGCTACGCCCCGTTGAACTCCTGGCGTGAGGATGTTCGTAATCGTGATAACGATTGATCGTTTTCCCCTTTTCCTTTCGCCTCGTTTGTGTAAAAATATGTTTTTTTACGGGAATTTCAGAAAACGGAGCGAATGATGCGCGTGACTTTTGTCGGGGTGGGCGAAGCCTTTGACGAACGCCTGCCGAACACCTCCCTGCTGGTGGAGTCGGGCGGTTCGTCCATACTGCTGGACTGCGGCTTCAACGCCTCGTGCAAGCTGTGGGAATATGCCGCCAACCCCATTGATCTGGACGCGGTGTTCGTATCGCATTTTCACGCTGACCATTATTTCGGGCTTCCGGCCCTGATCGCCCGCTCCATCGAGGAGGGGCGCACCAAGCGGTTGACGATCCTTGGCCCGAGCGGCATCGAGTCCCGGGTCAGCCGACTCATGGACCTGGCCTATTCCAACGCCCTGTCCCGGGCCGGGTTCGAGATTTTCTTCATCGAGTGCGTGCCCGGCGAGGACTTCAAGCACAGCGGATTCCGTTTCCGCTTCGCCCTCAACGACCACTCCATGCCGTGCCTGGCCATCAGGTTGGATGCCGGGGGCAAGTCCCTGTATTATTCCGGCGACGGCAAACCCACGGACGACACCGTGGACCTGGCCGGGAACTGCGACCTTGTGGTTCATGAGGCCTTTACCCTGGACGAGATCACCACGGGCCACGGCGACGTGGGCACCGCGCTGGAAATGGCGAGCCGGTCAGGGGCCAAGGCGTGCGCATTGGTGCATATGCGGCGGACCATCCGGCATACGATGATGGACATGATCCGCATGGCCATAGGGACCAAGCCGGACGTCAACGCCTTCGTACCGGAGCCGGGCGACGTGTACGAATATTGATTCCCCTGGGGACGCTAGAAATATCATTTCCTTTTGTCCCGGCTCGTGCCATCCTCTGCGTCCGCGCACCGGCGGCAAAGGGGCGCGTCGACATCATTCGCACTAGCCGCGACCAGGGGAGAGCATGGCCGGGAAATACGACTCCATCGTCTACGACTATTTCGAGAAGACCAACGGTTCCATCATTCTCATCAGTGAGGACGTCCTTTTCAAGCGGATGCTGTCCTCGACCATTTTCAAGATCATAGGCACGAAGCGCGATTGCCTTTTCGCCACCGAGACCGTCCACGCGGGGCTGAAGAAGGTCCAGTCCATGCACAAGGCCGGGCACGAGTTCATCGTCTTCATCGAGCGGATGCTCGGCGGCGGCACCAGCACGGACACCATCCTGACGCTCAAGCGGCTGCTCCCCGATCTCAAGATCATCGTCCTGGTGGGTGAGACCAAGCGCGAGAACATCGCTTTCTTCTACGAGATCGGCGTGAGCAACGTCATCTCCAAGCCCGCCTCCATGAACAACATCATCGAGAAGCTGGCCTTCACCGTGAAGCCCCAGGGCAAGCTCAGCGAGTACATGCATCTCGGCAAGCAGCGTCTGGCCTCGGGCAAATTCATGGAGGCCATGCAGATCGCCCGCAAGGTTCTGGAACTGAAGCCGGGGAGCCCGGCCGGGCTCATGCTCCAGGGCGACGTGCACATGGCTCTGAATGAGCGGGACAAGGCGCTGGAAAGCTACCATCAGGCCCACGACAGCTCCAAGATATACCTGGAGCCCATCAAGAAGCTGGTGGAGGCGTATCGGGGCGTGGACGAGAACGAGATGCTCAAGTACATGAAGAAGCTCGACCGCCTGAGTCCGCTGAACGCCCAGCGCAAGACCGAAATAGGCAAGGTCCATGCGAAACGGCGGGAAATGGCCGAGGCCGCCGCCTATTTCGACCAGGCTATCGAAACCGTCACCAGGGAGGCCATGGGAATGATCGGTTCCGTGGCCGAAAGCATTGCCGAGGCCGTGTCCGATGATCCGGGCATGTCCGAGAAGTATTTGAGCAAGGTTCTGGAGGCCAAGGGCGGACGGTTGGACAAGGATGACATCTCCCTGTTCAACAAGCTCGGCATCGCCCTGCGCGGCCAGGGCAAGTGGCGCGAGGCCATCGAGAATTACGGCGCGGCCCTGCGCATTTCCCCGGAGGACGAGGGCCTGCATTACAACATGGGCATGGCCTTCTACGACGGCGGAGACAAGCGCCGGGCAGGGAAATGCTTCCTCAAGGCCCTGGAATACAACCCCGATTTTTACAAGGACAGCGAGAGGGTTTCCATGAACCTCGGCACCCTGTTCGCCGACCTGCGGGAATACGAACTGGCCATTCCCTGCCTGGAAAACGTTCTCAGGCTCAATCCGGACAACGTCATGGCCGCGCGCAGGCTCGCCGCGCTGCGGGACGCCGTGGGCTGATCCGTCTTGCGGGATCGTCCCCGGGGGCCGGGCGGATGCGTCCTCGCACTCCCTTCTTTTTTCACCGGGTTGACCGTTTTCCCCCACTTCACGTAGTGTCCGGATGAGGAGCGGATAGCCGCTTCTTCACCGGCAGCCGGAAGGGGCACCCATGCAGCAGGAAACCGCCGACAGCACGGTTCGCAAGTTCATCGAGAAGGACGGTGGGGTCATCGTCTACGTTTCGGACGACTACGGTTTCACGCGCGCCCTGCGCAACATGGTTTCGAGGGTCATCGGCCTGCGCGGCGAAGTGCTGCTTCCCTACGCCTCTCTGGACGCGGCCCTGAAAAAGTGCGTGGAGCTGAGCGACCAGGACATCCCGTTCGTGGTCTTTATCGAGCGGATGATCGACAACCACCCGTCCACCGATTTCATTATCCGGCTTTCGCGTGAATGCCCCGAGGCGCGCATGATCGTCCTCACCTGGGAGGCGACCAAGGAGACCGTGGCGTATTTCTTCGAGCTTGGCGTGAGCCGGGTGCTGGTCAAGCCCGCCTCGGCCAACAAGGTCGTTGAGGAATTGGCCTCGGCCATCTCTCCGCCCATGGCCCTGAGCCAGCAGGTGGATCACTGCCGCAAGCTTCTCGACGCCCGCAACTACGAGGCCGCGCTGGCCGCCTCGGACCGTATCCTCATGCTCAAGCCGGACTCGGCGCACGGACTGGCCATGCGGGGCGATGCCCTTATGGGCGTGGGCCAGGTGGACGAGGCCGTGCAGACCTATATGGCCGCTCATGAGGCCAACCCCATATTCATGGCCCCGCTCATCAAGCTGGCCGAGGCGTTCCGCAGCATGGATGACGAGCGCGCCCTGGCCTATCTCAAGGAACTCGACACCCTCTCTCCCCTCAATCCCGAGCGCAAGATCGACATCGCCGAGCAGCATTTGCGCCAAGGGGAGCATGAGCAGGCCGAACGCTATCTGGATCAGAGCGTGCAGGCCGCCGAGCGCGAGACCCGTTCCATGGTCGGTGACCTGACCGAGCGGATCGTGGATGCCGTGTCCGCCACGGCCCCGGACCTGGCCGTCAAATACCTGAAACGCGTCATCGACACCAAGCGCGTGCTGGGCCGCGACGACCTTGTGCATTTTAACCGCCTGGGCATAATCCTGCGCGGGGAAGGACGTTGGGCCGAGGGCGTGGAGGTTTACCGGAAGGCTCTCTCCATTGCCCCGGAGGACCCGGTTATCCTCTACAACATGGGGCTGGCCCATTGGGAAGGGAACGAGCGCATGACCGCCCTGGACTGCTTCGAGAAGGCCCTGCTCATCGACCCGTATTTCTACTCGGGCAGCGTGGGGGCGGCCCTGAATATAGGCTCCCTGTATCTCGACCTGCGGTACCCGGATGACGCGGCCCCCTTCTTCGAGCATGTCCTGGACCTGGACCCGGAGAACGAGCTTGCCCGCGCCAAGCTCGACATGGCCCGGAATCTGGCCCGTCTCCAGCCGGAGGCGTCGCGCCGCCGCCGGGAAGAGGCGCGTCCCCCGGAGCCTCCTCCCGAGCCGCCAAGGAAGAAAAGAAAGCGCAGGCCGTTTACCAATCTGGAGCTGTGACGGCCCCGCCGTCATCCCATGTTCAAAAGGCATTTCCGCGAGTTCGGAGCGCCGGTCCGAGGGGCCGGAGGCCTTGGACGTGCCGGGCTGGGCACTTCCTCCGGACTTGGATTGACCGGGGTTTCGTGCTAGAGGCTTCGCCACAAGGTTTGTTTAAGGAGTATACTCGAAGATGAGAGCGAAGATACATTTGGAAGGTGCGCTGAAGAAGGCGTTGGACGGATTCGGCTGGTCATGGCCGGACAAGGCGGTCATCGAGCCGCCCAAGGACAGCGGCTTCGGCGACATGTCGGCCAACGTGGCCATGATGCTGGCCCGGGAGGCCAAGAAGGCCCCGCGCGCCATTGCAGAGGACCTCAAGGGCGCGCTTGAGAGCGATCCGTTCATCGAGAAGGTCGAGATCGCCGGACCCGGATTCCTGAATTTCACCTTGACCCCGGCTTTCTGGCAGGAAACCGTGGGCGAGATTCTCGGGCAGGGCGGGAACTACGGCTCCTCGACCCTGGGCAACGGCACGAAGGTGCAGGTGGAGTACGTTTCCGCCAACCCCACCGGACCGTTGCACATCGGCCACGGACGCGGCGCCGCTCTGGGCGATTCCCTGACCCGCATCCTTGAGAAAGCCGGATACGACGTCGAGGCCGAGTACTATATCAACGACGCCGGCCGCCAGATGCTTATCTTGGGCGGTTCCATTCTGTACCGCGCCCGCCAGTTGGGCGGCCTCAACCCGGCCGAGCCCGAAGACTACTACAAGGGCGAGTATATCACCGACATCGCACGCGACCTGATGAACGAACGTCCCGACCTTCTGGATCTGCCCGAGGCGGAAGCCCTGGAGACCTGCAAGGTGTACGGCAAGGACGTGATCCTTGAAGGCATCAAGCAGGACCTCGCCGCCTTTGGCGTGCGCCACGACGTGTGGTTCTCCGAGAAGTCCCTGGTCGAGGATGGCAAGGTGGACGAGACCTTCGCCGATCTGACCGCTTCCGGCATGGGCTACGAGGCGGACGGTGCGTACTGGTTCAAGTCCACCGAGCTGGGCGACGACAAGGACCGCGTGCTGCGCAAGACCAACGGCGACACCACCTATTTCGCTTCGGACATCGCCTACCACGACAACAAGTTCAAGCGCGGCTTCGATCTGGTCGTGGACATCTGGGGCGCCGATCACCACGGCTACGTCCCGCGCATGATGGCCGCCTGCGAGGCGCTCGGCAAGCCGGGCGGGCTCTATGTCATCCTGGTCAATCTGGTCAACCTCCTTCGGGACGGCCAGCCCATCGCCATGTCCACCCGCGCGGGCCAGTTCGAGACCCTCAAGGACGTGGTGGACGAGGTCGGCTCCGACGCGGCTCGGTTCATGTTCCTGTCGCGCAAGTCCGACTCCAAGCTCGATTTCGACC from Pseudodesulfovibrio thermohalotolerans includes the following:
- a CDS encoding catalase, which codes for MSKDSKKLTSAFGCPVGNDLNTVTAGPRGPAMMQDVHLLEKLAHFDRERIPERVVHAKGAGAYGYFEVTADVTMYTKAAFLSEVGKKTDVFARFSTVGGEKGSADSERDPRGFALKFYTEDGNYDMTGNNTPVFFIRDPLKFPDFIHTQKRDPSTNLKDPTMAWDFWSLTPESMHQVTILFSDRGTPATYRNMNGYSSHTYKWYNDKGEYFWVQYHFKTDQGIRNLTGPEADEMRGKDPDHATRDLFNAIEAGDYPSWTLEMQILTPEQAEDFGWDIFDITKVWPHKEVPPITVGKLVLNRNPENYFAEVEQAAFNPSNLVPGIGVSPDKMLQGRLFSYHDTHLHRLGPNYHLIPVNQAKNAPENNYQRDGAMRVDNNGGGGPNYWPNSFHGPSPDNVSVEPDIPLDGVGQRHEYTHPNNDFVQPGTLYSVVMSDQDRTNLVNNILGSMQDVPQPIQLRQCALFYLTHEEYGSRVAEGLGLDLAEVKRLAAMTQEERVAATQI
- the dapF gene encoding diaminopimelate epimerase; the protein is MNIFTDSVPFYKMQGCGNDFVVIDNREIGVPVDAMSDWAKAVCARAFGVCADGLFFLENADDPLLAYRWHFYNSDGSRAEMCGNASRCAGKLAHAIGLAPAEHAFGTDAGPIKAKVILDGPDQGRVKVQLTPPLKTETGIDIEVDGAPLTVHFSDTGVPHTVAFVDDVASVDIMDLGPKIRYHERFAPAGTNVNFAQVVDDATILLRTYERGVEAETYACGTGAAATQLLAHKLELTDEKADLTTSGNEVLTVFLENDTVYLQGAAELTFQGQLYLNPLGLSL
- a CDS encoding MBL fold metallo-hydrolase — encoded protein: MMRVTFVGVGEAFDERLPNTSLLVESGGSSILLDCGFNASCKLWEYAANPIDLDAVFVSHFHADHYFGLPALIARSIEEGRTKRLTILGPSGIESRVSRLMDLAYSNALSRAGFEIFFIECVPGEDFKHSGFRFRFALNDHSMPCLAIRLDAGGKSLYYSGDGKPTDDTVDLAGNCDLVVHEAFTLDEITTGHGDVGTALEMASRSGAKACALVHMRRTIRHTMMDMIRMAIGTKPDVNAFVPEPGDVYEY
- a CDS encoding response regulator, yielding MAGKYDSIVYDYFEKTNGSIILISEDVLFKRMLSSTIFKIIGTKRDCLFATETVHAGLKKVQSMHKAGHEFIVFIERMLGGGTSTDTILTLKRLLPDLKIIVLVGETKRENIAFFYEIGVSNVISKPASMNNIIEKLAFTVKPQGKLSEYMHLGKQRLASGKFMEAMQIARKVLELKPGSPAGLMLQGDVHMALNERDKALESYHQAHDSSKIYLEPIKKLVEAYRGVDENEMLKYMKKLDRLSPLNAQRKTEIGKVHAKRREMAEAAAYFDQAIETVTREAMGMIGSVAESIAEAVSDDPGMSEKYLSKVLEAKGGRLDKDDISLFNKLGIALRGQGKWREAIENYGAALRISPEDEGLHYNMGMAFYDGGDKRRAGKCFLKALEYNPDFYKDSERVSMNLGTLFADLREYELAIPCLENVLRLNPDNVMAARRLAALRDAVG
- a CDS encoding tetratricopeptide repeat protein, with the translated sequence MQQETADSTVRKFIEKDGGVIVYVSDDYGFTRALRNMVSRVIGLRGEVLLPYASLDAALKKCVELSDQDIPFVVFIERMIDNHPSTDFIIRLSRECPEARMIVLTWEATKETVAYFFELGVSRVLVKPASANKVVEELASAISPPMALSQQVDHCRKLLDARNYEAALAASDRILMLKPDSAHGLAMRGDALMGVGQVDEAVQTYMAAHEANPIFMAPLIKLAEAFRSMDDERALAYLKELDTLSPLNPERKIDIAEQHLRQGEHEQAERYLDQSVQAAERETRSMVGDLTERIVDAVSATAPDLAVKYLKRVIDTKRVLGRDDLVHFNRLGIILRGEGRWAEGVEVYRKALSIAPEDPVILYNMGLAHWEGNERMTALDCFEKALLIDPYFYSGSVGAALNIGSLYLDLRYPDDAAPFFEHVLDLDPENELARAKLDMARNLARLQPEASRRRREEARPPEPPPEPPRKKRKRRPFTNLEL
- the argS gene encoding arginine--tRNA ligase, translating into MRAKIHLEGALKKALDGFGWSWPDKAVIEPPKDSGFGDMSANVAMMLAREAKKAPRAIAEDLKGALESDPFIEKVEIAGPGFLNFTLTPAFWQETVGEILGQGGNYGSSTLGNGTKVQVEYVSANPTGPLHIGHGRGAALGDSLTRILEKAGYDVEAEYYINDAGRQMLILGGSILYRARQLGGLNPAEPEDYYKGEYITDIARDLMNERPDLLDLPEAEALETCKVYGKDVILEGIKQDLAAFGVRHDVWFSEKSLVEDGKVDETFADLTASGMGYEADGAYWFKSTELGDDKDRVLRKTNGDTTYFASDIAYHDNKFKRGFDLVVDIWGADHHGYVPRMMAACEALGKPGGLYVILVNLVNLLRDGQPIAMSTRAGQFETLKDVVDEVGSDAARFMFLSRKSDSKLDFDLELVKQKSMDNPVYYVQYAHARICSLNRKAAEAGVETAVVSPASLALLNTEYDLEMLRMLDQYPDYVESAARTQSPHLIATYLQDLASKLHRYYTNCHVLSAEPEVASARLMLLGCVAGVVADGLALLGVNAPESM